A part of Saliniradius amylolyticus genomic DNA contains:
- a CDS encoding Na/Pi cotransporter family protein, producing MNWGEIIGFLGLFLTGMWLMTEGLKVAGGNALKSILKHWINSRWRGFVAGVAITGLVQSSSAVTVATIGFVNARLMTFAQSVWVVFGSNVGTTLTAWLVTLIGFKFQLTAITLPIIGIGAFLRIFSPYVKGQSLGMALAGFGLLFMGIDGLGGAFTGISPDSLSFDWLESPVAVGALLGLLLTALTQSSSAAIAIVLTASATGVAGIDMAAAAVIGANVGTTSTAMLASFGATAAAKRLISMHVLFNVITASVALLLLPLLLIWVGDSVKADNIPMFLAIFHSCFNLLGAVIMVFLEPKLSHWLLQKFRRQRKALNIDKSLASVPALAADAIDEQLHVLFAEISRFALLHKDEKGALRLYKEQAEGLDEFIRQTAVSPLTQAQSQQLTSALSVLDRLNSTLDACLELQQLLPAEHLPGEVVNWLQQHQEADSTADWQAFTNSYNALRKAIIGQQLSSGDDALYVDESLRLIALFMQIKRKLREAWRTGEPVSIETLPEVTQN from the coding sequence ATGAATTGGGGTGAAATTATCGGTTTTCTGGGGCTGTTCTTGACCGGCATGTGGTTAATGACAGAAGGCCTGAAAGTAGCGGGCGGTAATGCTCTCAAATCCATCCTCAAACATTGGATCAACAGTCGCTGGCGCGGCTTTGTGGCCGGTGTTGCCATTACCGGTTTAGTGCAGTCTTCCAGTGCGGTAACGGTCGCCACCATCGGTTTTGTCAATGCCAGATTGATGACTTTTGCCCAGTCTGTATGGGTGGTGTTTGGCAGTAATGTGGGCACCACCCTTACTGCATGGCTTGTGACCCTGATCGGGTTCAAGTTTCAGCTCACGGCCATCACCTTGCCCATTATTGGCATCGGTGCCTTTTTGCGTATTTTCTCGCCCTATGTCAAAGGTCAGTCGCTGGGTATGGCGCTGGCAGGCTTTGGCTTGCTGTTTATGGGCATCGACGGTTTGGGCGGCGCATTTACCGGTATCTCCCCGGACAGTCTGTCGTTCGACTGGCTCGAGTCGCCGGTGGCCGTTGGTGCGCTGTTGGGACTGCTGCTGACGGCTCTTACTCAGTCGTCCAGTGCCGCCATCGCCATTGTGTTAACCGCATCGGCCACTGGGGTGGCGGGGATTGATATGGCGGCCGCTGCGGTAATCGGTGCCAATGTAGGCACCACCTCAACCGCTATGTTGGCCAGTTTTGGGGCAACGGCCGCAGCCAAACGGCTTATTAGCATGCATGTATTGTTTAATGTGATTACCGCCAGCGTGGCATTGTTGCTGTTGCCCTTGTTACTGATATGGGTGGGGGATTCTGTGAAGGCCGATAACATACCGATGTTTCTGGCCATCTTTCACAGCTGTTTTAACCTACTGGGCGCCGTCATCATGGTGTTTCTGGAGCCAAAGCTCAGTCACTGGCTGCTGCAAAAATTCCGGCGTCAGCGTAAGGCGCTGAATATCGATAAATCCCTGGCCTCGGTGCCCGCACTGGCGGCGGATGCCATCGATGAGCAGCTGCATGTTCTGTTTGCCGAAATCAGCCGCTTTGCCTTGCTGCACAAAGATGAAAAGGGGGCTCTGCGGCTATATAAGGAGCAGGCTGAGGGCCTGGATGAATTTATCCGCCAAACGGCGGTCTCCCCACTGACTCAGGCACAATCCCAGCAACTGACCTCCGCACTGTCGGTATTGGATCGTCTGAACTCGACGCTGGATGCCTGTTTGGAACTACAACAATTACTGCCGGCCGAGCACTTACCGGGTGAGGTTGTAAACTGGCTGCAGCAGCATCAAGAGGCCGACAGCACGGCAGACTGGCAGGCCTTTACGAATAGCTATAACGCCTTGCGAAAAGCCATTATTGGTCAGCAGCTTTCATCCGGTGACGATGCGTTGTATGTGGATGAAAGCCTGCGGCTTATTGCTCTGTTTATGCAGATTAAGCGCAAGCTGCGGGAAGCCTGGCGTACCGGCGAGCCGGTTAGCATCGAGACGTTGCCTGAGGTAACGCAAAACTAG
- the purU gene encoding formyltetrahydrofolate deformylase, protein MQQTFRLVIDCPDQVGLVAAVSQFLAQHNATIVEANHHTDQQTGRFFMRHEIRADSLPLSLEAFRGEFEPIADRYQMNWRLTDSHQKQKVALLASKESHCLNDLLHRWHTGELHCDIVCIIANHPHLQQFADWHDIPYHWVDFDALGKAQAFSDIEHLLDFYQVNLTVLARFMQILPDNLCQRLAGKAINIHHSFLPSFAGARPYQQAYERGVKLIGATCHYVTPDLDEGPIIEQEVMRISHSDTAEDMVRKGKNCEKQALANGIRYHLEERVIIHQNKTVVFA, encoded by the coding sequence ATGCAACAAACCTTTCGTCTTGTTATCGACTGCCCGGATCAAGTCGGGTTGGTGGCGGCGGTCAGTCAGTTCCTGGCCCAGCACAACGCCACCATTGTCGAAGCGAACCATCATACCGACCAACAAACCGGGCGCTTTTTTATGCGCCACGAAATTCGTGCCGACTCCCTGCCGTTGAGCCTGGAAGCCTTTCGCGGCGAGTTTGAGCCCATCGCCGACAGATACCAGATGAACTGGCGGCTGACCGACTCTCACCAAAAACAAAAAGTGGCCTTGCTGGCCAGCAAGGAGTCCCACTGCTTAAACGACTTACTGCATCGCTGGCACACCGGCGAGCTGCATTGTGACATCGTCTGCATCATCGCCAATCATCCGCACCTTCAGCAGTTTGCCGACTGGCATGACATCCCCTATCACTGGGTAGATTTCGACGCCTTAGGCAAGGCGCAGGCCTTTAGCGATATCGAGCACCTGCTGGATTTTTATCAGGTGAATCTCACCGTGCTTGCCCGCTTTATGCAAATTCTGCCCGATAACTTATGCCAGCGACTGGCGGGTAAGGCCATTAATATTCATCACAGCTTTTTGCCCTCCTTTGCCGGAGCGAGGCCTTATCAACAAGCGTACGAGCGCGGTGTGAAGCTTATCGGTGCCACCTGCCACTATGTCACCCCGGACTTAGACGAAGGCCCCATTATCGAGCAGGAAGTAATGCGCATCAGCCACTCAGACACCGCGGAGGATATGGTGCGCAAAGGCAAAAACTGTGAAAAGCAGGCTCTGGCCAATGGGATTCGCTACCACCTGGAAGAGCGGGTGATCATTCACCAGAACAAGACAGTGGTGTTTGCCTAG
- the thpR gene encoding RNA 2',3'-cyclic phosphodiesterase → MRTFFALDLASEDKLALEKWRSKNFPFFHRPVPMANFHITLAFLGDTSADKMEKLLSGADAIEAAPVRFDANQMGYWQRPGIVFLGDKQPDDALYALAQKCQALGARLRLNKEDKRYHPHVTLFRKVEQAPPVALTEPDFSLRFDHFSLMQSIPARDGVQYRELERWPLRNTSESDMSIREQLARGLLR, encoded by the coding sequence ATGCGTACCTTTTTTGCACTGGATTTAGCCTCTGAGGACAAGCTGGCTCTCGAGAAGTGGCGCAGTAAGAACTTCCCGTTTTTCCACCGGCCGGTGCCGATGGCCAACTTTCATATCACACTGGCGTTTTTAGGCGACACCAGCGCCGATAAGATGGAGAAACTATTAAGCGGTGCTGATGCTATCGAGGCAGCGCCGGTGCGCTTCGATGCCAATCAAATGGGTTACTGGCAACGCCCCGGCATCGTCTTTCTGGGTGATAAACAGCCCGATGACGCCCTCTATGCACTGGCACAGAAGTGTCAGGCACTGGGCGCACGGCTGCGCCTTAACAAAGAAGACAAGCGCTACCACCCGCATGTCACACTGTTTCGCAAGGTGGAGCAGGCCCCACCGGTAGCACTGACTGAGCCTGATTTTTCGCTGAGATTTGACCACTTTAGCCTGATGCAGTCCATCCCCGCCCGCGACGGAGTGCAATACCGCGAGCTGGAGCGCTGGCCGCTGCGCAACACGTCCGAGAGCGATATGAGCATCCGCGAGCAACTAGCCAGGGGGTTATTGCGCTGA
- the hrpB gene encoding ATP-dependent helicase HrpB: MLPVAEILPQLTAELPKRNVILSAPPGAGKSTYLPLQLLKQGWLTGKKILMLQPRRVAVRAIAGFLAEQLGEPVGKTVGYRIRGESMVSSETRLEVITEGLLTRKIQQDPELDGIGLILFDEFHERSIHSDFALALALETQGALREDLRLLVMSATLEGLDLQSLLPDAATLASAGRSYAVDVRYQPLKPQPDVVAQLAVLIPTILKQEAGSVLVFLPGAGEINRLAERLSGKVGANTQIHKLYGALSKSAQQQAIRPAEEGQRKIVLATNIAETSLTIDGIRIVVDSGLEKRVRFDLKRGVSQLIQRQISQASATQRAGRAGRTQQGVCYRLWAESQQSRLARQAPPQILQEDIAPLMLETAVWGAGIDELALLDKPSAAQQEAARQLLMQLGALSESGQVTAKGRQMCSLGSDPHIAAMLIGAQALGEGEAMLACQLAALLEQRQTTGSANLAHQWQQLQHDSQHPAWPMSRVWAKRLGLAKNTQPEGEIALILALGFAERIAKHRGKGRYLLASGVGASLPEGSPLTGEEWLVAPELLLLEGRSDARIASACPLDITALREAQPRIFDEANHSDWDEQQGRMRIERQTRLGRIVLSGQPARANQSELPTLWQELIMNKGLRWLPLDESFDRLQARVALYRQTLGEDIQDFSDAALLTTLEEWLLPFMDKVLSAGQLRQLDFTQLLWQYLNWDEQQRLNQACPARFTLPTGNTARLDYLADGQVLLAVKMQQMYGQASTPSVCQGKVPVTVELLSPAGRPLQKTQDLAGFWGSSYKEVQKEMKGRYPKHFWPDDPAHAKPTTKTKRAMQ, encoded by the coding sequence TTGTTACCCGTTGCCGAAATACTGCCTCAGCTTACCGCCGAGCTGCCCAAGCGTAATGTGATTCTCTCCGCGCCGCCGGGAGCGGGTAAGTCCACCTATTTACCCTTGCAGCTGTTAAAGCAGGGTTGGTTAACGGGCAAGAAGATCCTGATGCTACAGCCTCGGCGAGTGGCGGTACGCGCCATTGCAGGCTTTCTGGCCGAACAGCTGGGCGAGCCGGTGGGAAAAACCGTGGGCTATCGTATTCGCGGCGAGAGTATGGTCAGCAGCGAGACCCGACTGGAAGTCATCACCGAAGGCCTGTTGACCCGCAAGATTCAGCAAGATCCTGAACTGGACGGTATCGGGCTTATCCTGTTCGACGAGTTTCACGAACGCAGCATTCATTCCGACTTTGCCCTGGCGCTGGCGCTGGAAACGCAGGGAGCGTTAAGAGAGGACCTGCGCCTGTTGGTGATGTCCGCCACCCTGGAAGGGCTGGACTTACAAAGCCTGCTGCCCGATGCTGCGACTCTGGCGTCCGCAGGGCGCAGCTATGCGGTGGATGTGCGCTATCAGCCCCTAAAACCTCAGCCGGATGTGGTAGCTCAGCTTGCCGTGCTCATTCCCACTATTCTGAAGCAGGAGGCGGGCTCCGTGTTGGTGTTTTTACCCGGCGCGGGCGAGATTAACCGCCTGGCAGAAAGACTCAGCGGTAAAGTGGGCGCTAACACACAGATTCACAAATTATACGGCGCTCTAAGCAAGAGCGCGCAGCAACAGGCCATCCGCCCGGCCGAAGAGGGCCAGCGCAAGATCGTGCTGGCCACCAATATTGCCGAGACCAGTTTGACCATCGATGGTATCCGCATCGTGGTGGATTCCGGCCTGGAAAAACGGGTGCGCTTCGACCTAAAACGGGGCGTGTCGCAGTTGATACAGCGGCAGATCTCCCAGGCCAGTGCCACTCAGCGTGCCGGGCGTGCCGGACGTACTCAGCAAGGCGTGTGTTACCGGCTGTGGGCTGAGTCACAGCAGTCCCGTCTGGCCCGGCAGGCGCCGCCGCAAATCCTTCAGGAAGATATCGCGCCCCTGATGCTGGAAACGGCCGTGTGGGGGGCCGGTATCGACGAGCTCGCCTTGTTGGATAAGCCCAGTGCCGCCCAGCAAGAGGCGGCCCGGCAACTGCTTATGCAGCTCGGCGCCTTATCGGAGAGTGGTCAGGTGACTGCCAAGGGGCGGCAGATGTGTAGCCTGGGCAGTGATCCCCATATTGCCGCCATGTTGATTGGGGCTCAGGCATTAGGCGAAGGCGAGGCCATGTTGGCCTGCCAGTTAGCCGCCCTTCTGGAACAGCGCCAGACGACAGGTTCGGCTAACCTGGCTCACCAATGGCAGCAGCTACAGCACGACTCTCAACATCCGGCCTGGCCTATGTCCAGGGTCTGGGCCAAACGCCTGGGGCTGGCGAAAAACACTCAACCCGAAGGGGAGATAGCGCTGATTCTGGCTCTGGGTTTTGCCGAACGTATTGCTAAACACCGAGGCAAGGGCCGTTATTTATTAGCCTCGGGGGTGGGCGCGAGTCTGCCTGAGGGCAGTCCTTTAACCGGCGAGGAGTGGCTGGTTGCGCCTGAGTTATTGCTACTGGAAGGGCGCAGCGATGCGCGCATCGCCAGTGCCTGCCCGCTGGATATCACGGCGTTAAGGGAAGCGCAGCCAAGGATTTTTGACGAGGCCAATCACAGCGATTGGGACGAACAACAGGGACGCATGCGTATCGAGCGGCAAACGAGGCTGGGACGGATTGTGTTAAGTGGTCAGCCTGCCAGGGCTAATCAGTCAGAACTCCCGACCTTGTGGCAGGAGTTGATTATGAATAAAGGACTGCGTTGGCTACCTCTGGATGAGAGTTTTGACCGCTTACAGGCCCGGGTGGCCTTATACCGACAGACACTGGGCGAGGATATTCAGGATTTCAGTGATGCGGCGCTGTTAACCACTCTGGAAGAGTGGTTGCTGCCGTTTATGGATAAGGTCTTAAGCGCAGGACAGTTGCGGCAGCTCGATTTTACTCAGCTGCTGTGGCAATACTTAAACTGGGACGAGCAGCAAAGGCTCAATCAGGCCTGCCCGGCTCGCTTTACTCTGCCTACCGGTAATACGGCCAGGCTGGACTATCTGGCCGACGGCCAGGTATTGTTGGCGGTAAAGATGCAGCAGATGTACGGTCAGGCCAGTACGCCCAGCGTTTGTCAGGGCAAGGTGCCGGTGACGGTGGAACTTTTATCCCCGGCCGGGCGTCCACTGCAAAAGACACAGGACTTAGCGGGCTTTTGGGGGAGCAGCTACAAAGAGGTGCAAAAAGAGATGAAAGGTCGTTACCCCAAACACTTCTGGCCCGATGATCCGGCCCATGCCAAGCCAACCACCAAAACCAAAAGGGCCATGCAATGA
- the mrcB gene encoding penicillin-binding protein 1B yields the protein MSRRKPAKPQKPSLWRRINPFAWIWRNKWKLGFTGLAVLVVYGLYLDALIQDKFSGKKWEVPAQVYARAMTLFEGQRLKAQEVVEELQLLGYREVKQADRSGEFSRHGQRLRIYRRAFDFADGAQPVMPVELEFGNDRLRRIRVIHNQARQDSLRLEPWLVTRLTPQTKEDRMLVSLEDVPEPLIDMLLLVEDQGFYEHFGISPVGIARALMANIAAGRTVQGGSTLTQQLVKNFFLTRERSLTRKAREAMMALVIELRYSKDEILQAYLNEVYLGQNGANAVHGFGLASYFYFNRPLQELTIPQLATLVGMVKGPSYYHPQRHPERAIERRNLVLKIAFDNLNIRAERYQDWVNRPLMLSRGSVHADKQHPAFIDRVRRELNQVLPNPESQTAGVRIFTTLDPLAQRRAEQVMSRGLNQVERQRGNGPLQGAMVVSDIRSGEIRALVGGKDADFNGFNRALDAQRSIGSVVKPAVYLTALEQDQHYHLASILEDEPVKLRSSQGKVWQPQNYDKTFRGPVTLLEALVNSLNVPTVKLGMALGIDRVADTLQRLGVERKIPHYPAITLGAIELSPIEVNQFYQTIANEGRKEPLHSINAVVGAHNQVLYRHQQMGRQQASPQATYLLNYAMHKVAEEGTASSLASQFPGLNLAGKTGTTDDYRDSWYSGFDLNNLVTVWMGRDDNQPINMTGSSGALKLYTNYLKATHPKPLSRRFPDGLGIAQFNPDTGLPVMQGCPDSLSLPAVLDSLPPRQACHTVHKAPPKDEPPEEKSFWEQLFGS from the coding sequence ATGAGTCGTAGAAAGCCCGCCAAACCACAAAAGCCGTCCCTGTGGCGCCGTATAAACCCCTTTGCCTGGATCTGGCGGAATAAATGGAAGTTAGGGTTCACTGGCCTGGCTGTGCTGGTGGTTTATGGCCTTTATCTGGATGCGCTGATCCAGGATAAATTCAGCGGCAAGAAGTGGGAGGTCCCGGCTCAGGTTTATGCCCGGGCCATGACGCTGTTCGAAGGCCAGCGCCTGAAAGCTCAGGAAGTAGTGGAAGAGCTGCAATTGCTGGGCTACCGCGAGGTTAAGCAGGCCGATCGCAGCGGTGAGTTCAGTCGCCATGGGCAGCGACTGCGCATCTACCGGCGTGCGTTCGATTTCGCTGATGGCGCCCAGCCGGTGATGCCGGTAGAGCTGGAGTTTGGCAACGATCGGCTGCGCCGTATTCGGGTGATTCATAACCAGGCGCGGCAGGATAGCTTGCGCCTCGAGCCCTGGCTGGTGACACGCCTGACCCCACAGACCAAAGAAGACCGCATGTTGGTGAGTCTGGAAGATGTGCCCGAGCCGCTGATTGATATGCTGCTACTGGTGGAAGACCAGGGTTTTTACGAGCACTTTGGCATATCACCGGTAGGTATAGCCCGGGCGCTGATGGCGAATATTGCCGCCGGGCGCACGGTGCAGGGTGGTAGTACCCTGACTCAGCAGCTGGTGAAAAATTTCTTTTTAACGCGTGAGCGCTCACTGACCCGTAAGGCTAGGGAAGCCATGATGGCTTTGGTGATAGAGCTTCGTTACAGCAAGGATGAAATCCTGCAAGCCTATTTAAACGAGGTGTACTTAGGCCAAAATGGCGCTAATGCCGTGCATGGTTTCGGCCTGGCCAGCTACTTTTACTTTAACCGGCCCCTGCAGGAGCTGACCATACCTCAGCTGGCCACGCTGGTGGGCATGGTCAAAGGTCCGTCCTATTATCATCCGCAGCGCCACCCCGAGCGCGCCATCGAGCGGCGCAATCTGGTACTGAAAATCGCCTTCGATAACCTCAATATCCGTGCCGAACGTTATCAGGACTGGGTTAACCGACCCTTAATGCTCAGTCGCGGCAGTGTGCATGCCGATAAGCAGCATCCGGCTTTTATTGACAGGGTGCGCCGGGAGCTGAATCAGGTGCTGCCGAACCCGGAAAGTCAGACCGCCGGGGTGCGTATCTTTACCACCTTGGACCCACTGGCGCAGCGTCGGGCCGAGCAGGTCATGAGTCGCGGCCTGAATCAGGTGGAACGCCAGCGCGGAAACGGGCCTCTGCAAGGGGCTATGGTGGTGAGCGATATTCGAAGCGGCGAAATCCGCGCGCTGGTGGGCGGCAAAGACGCCGATTTTAACGGCTTTAACCGGGCACTCGATGCGCAGCGCTCTATTGGTTCTGTGGTTAAACCTGCGGTCTATCTCACCGCACTGGAACAGGACCAGCACTATCACTTAGCCTCTATTCTGGAAGACGAACCGGTTAAACTGAGAAGCAGTCAGGGTAAGGTATGGCAGCCACAAAACTACGACAAAACCTTCCGCGGTCCGGTGACCTTGCTCGAGGCGCTGGTGAACTCTCTCAATGTGCCGACCGTCAAGCTGGGTATGGCACTGGGCATTGACAGAGTGGCCGATACCTTGCAGCGGTTGGGCGTTGAGCGGAAGATTCCTCATTATCCGGCGATCACTCTGGGGGCCATTGAGCTGAGTCCCATCGAGGTGAACCAGTTTTATCAGACTATCGCTAACGAGGGCCGTAAGGAGCCGCTGCACAGCATCAACGCGGTGGTGGGGGCGCATAATCAGGTGCTCTACCGACATCAGCAGATGGGTCGGCAACAGGCCTCGCCGCAAGCCACCTACTTACTGAATTACGCCATGCATAAGGTGGCCGAAGAAGGCACGGCCAGCTCGCTGGCGAGCCAGTTCCCGGGGCTGAACCTGGCCGGCAAGACCGGCACCACCGACGATTATCGGGATAGCTGGTACTCGGGTTTTGATCTGAATAATCTGGTGACTGTTTGGATGGGAAGGGATGACAACCAGCCCATCAATATGACCGGCTCCAGCGGCGCCCTTAAGCTGTATACCAATTACCTTAAAGCCACCCATCCCAAGCCATTAAGCCGACGCTTCCCCGATGGCTTGGGCATTGCCCAGTTTAACCCGGATACCGGGTTGCCGGTGATGCAGGGCTGTCCGGACAGTCTCAGCCTGCCAGCGGTACTGGACAGCCTGCCGCCGAGGCAAGCCTGTCATACGGTACATAAAGCTCCACCTAAGGATGAACCGCCTGAAGAGAAAAGCTTCTGGGAACAGTTATTCGGCAGTTGA
- a CDS encoding prolyl oligopeptidase family serine peptidase, which yields MLKLKHSLYLALPLVVACTTSTTQAPQAPDAQVGQTQLTYPDTRQGNVVDSYFGTDVADPYRWLEDDMSEETAEWVKAQNKVTFSYLDQIKGREQIRQKLEKLWNYEKVSSPFKEGNYTYFYKNDGLQNQYVVYRTDKDGNTEVFLDPNKFSEDGTTSLAQLTFSEDGSIAAYAISEGGSDWRKIIVIDAETKERLEAPLVDVKFSGINWKGNDGFYYASYDKPEGSELSAKTDQHKLYYHKLGTEQSQDKLVFGGTEAQKHRYVGASVTEDNRYLFISAAVSTSGNKLFMQDLTQPDSQLVTILDHTDSDTTVLDNRGSKLYLVTNLNAPNKKVVTVDAANPQPDNWQDFIPETNNVLTINKGAGYLFAEYMVDAISKVKQYDYDGKLVRDVTLPGVGSVGGFDGKKEDETLYYSFSNYKTPTTIYSYAPDSGESAIYKKPDIDFNPDNYVSKQVFYTSKDGTKVPMIITHKKGLELNGKNPTILYGYGGFNISLTPRFSVSRAVWMEMGGIYAVANLRGGGEYGKAWHKAGTKMNKQNVFDDFIAAGEYLIAKDYTDEDYLAIQGGSNGGLLVGAVMTQRPDLMEVALPAVGVLDMLRYHTFTAGAGWAYDYGTAEDSKEMFEYLKGYSPVHNVEEGEDYPATMITTGDHDDRVVPAHSFKFAAELQAKNAGSEPQLIRIETKAGHGAGTPTSKRIEQAADIYGFALFNMGLLD from the coding sequence ATGCTGAAGCTGAAACACAGTCTTTATCTGGCGCTGCCTTTGGTGGTCGCCTGTACCACCTCCACGACCCAAGCGCCTCAGGCACCTGACGCACAAGTAGGCCAAACTCAACTGACTTACCCTGATACCCGTCAGGGCAATGTAGTGGATAGCTACTTTGGCACCGACGTGGCCGATCCTTACCGCTGGCTGGAAGACGACATGAGCGAGGAAACCGCCGAGTGGGTGAAGGCACAAAACAAAGTGACCTTCTCCTATCTGGATCAGATCAAAGGCCGCGAGCAAATCCGCCAGAAGCTGGAAAAGCTTTGGAACTACGAAAAAGTCAGCTCCCCGTTTAAGGAAGGTAACTACACCTACTTTTACAAAAACGACGGTCTGCAAAACCAGTATGTAGTCTATCGCACCGACAAAGACGGCAACACCGAGGTGTTCCTTGACCCCAATAAATTCAGTGAAGACGGCACCACTTCGCTGGCCCAGTTAACCTTCTCGGAAGATGGCAGCATCGCCGCCTATGCGATTTCCGAAGGGGGCAGCGACTGGCGCAAGATCATCGTTATCGATGCCGAAACCAAAGAACGACTGGAAGCCCCTCTGGTTGACGTGAAGTTCAGCGGTATTAACTGGAAAGGCAACGATGGCTTCTATTACGCCAGTTACGACAAGCCTGAAGGCAGCGAACTGTCCGCTAAAACCGACCAGCATAAGCTTTATTACCATAAACTGGGCACAGAGCAGAGCCAGGATAAGCTGGTATTTGGCGGCACGGAAGCCCAGAAGCACCGCTACGTGGGCGCCAGTGTTACCGAGGATAACCGTTATCTGTTTATCAGCGCGGCGGTTTCCACCTCCGGTAACAAACTGTTTATGCAGGATCTGACCCAGCCTGACTCGCAGCTGGTGACCATCCTGGATCACACCGACTCCGACACCACTGTGTTGGATAACCGCGGCAGCAAGCTGTACTTAGTCACCAACCTGAATGCGCCCAACAAAAAGGTAGTGACCGTGGATGCGGCCAATCCCCAACCGGACAACTGGCAGGACTTTATCCCTGAGACCAACAATGTGCTTACCATCAACAAGGGCGCAGGCTACCTGTTTGCCGAGTATATGGTGGATGCCATTTCTAAGGTCAAACAATACGACTACGACGGCAAGCTGGTACGGGATGTAACCCTGCCGGGCGTGGGCAGCGTGGGCGGCTTCGACGGCAAGAAAGAAGACGAGACCCTGTATTACAGTTTCTCCAACTACAAGACCCCCACCACCATCTACAGCTATGCGCCGGATAGCGGCGAGTCGGCTATCTACAAGAAGCCCGATATCGACTTTAACCCGGATAACTATGTGTCTAAGCAGGTGTTCTACACCTCTAAAGACGGCACCAAGGTGCCCATGATCATCACCCACAAGAAGGGGCTGGAACTGAACGGCAAAAACCCCACCATTTTGTATGGTTATGGCGGTTTTAACATCAGCCTGACGCCACGCTTTAGCGTATCGCGCGCCGTGTGGATGGAAATGGGCGGCATTTATGCCGTTGCCAATCTGCGTGGTGGCGGTGAATACGGCAAGGCCTGGCATAAGGCCGGCACCAAGATGAACAAACAGAATGTGTTTGATGATTTCATCGCCGCCGGAGAATACCTGATTGCCAAGGACTACACCGATGAAGACTACCTCGCCATTCAGGGCGGCTCTAACGGTGGCCTGCTTGTGGGTGCGGTAATGACTCAGCGACCGGATCTGATGGAAGTCGCCCTGCCTGCGGTTGGGGTGCTGGATATGCTGCGCTATCACACCTTCACCGCTGGTGCGGGCTGGGCCTATGACTATGGCACGGCCGAGGACAGTAAGGAGATGTTTGAGTACTTAAAGGGCTACTCTCCGGTTCACAATGTCGAGGAAGGTGAAGACTACCCGGCGACTATGATCACCACAGGCGATCATGATGACCGCGTGGTTCCGGCTCATTCGTTTAAGTTTGCAGCGGAACTGCAGGCCAAAAACGCGGGTAGCGAGCCACAACTGATCCGCATCGAAACCAAGGCCGGTCATGGCGCCGGAACCCCGACGTCGAAGCGCATCGAACAAGCCGCCGATATCTACGGCTTTGCGTTGTTTAATATGGGATTGCTGGATTAA
- a CDS encoding serine aminopeptidase domain-containing protein codes for MNNGYQKYWLAIVLTVAVTLQGCAVDVTPENFIYQDKRQQPLDLKTIQNNLTETAPHAEAEVVSVTAGDGVKLSGLKMQLPQARANVLLYGGNGMTIAKAHKVLRYFARIPVNLVWFDYRGTGSSGGRGTLSIDQLKRDALITYGEVAELLPSRLPTFIHGLSMGSLIGAYVANNSEVSGLVLDGAIANVPELVERLSPAVVEVNLAPELAVIDNRQQLQQFERPLLLLVGEEDTTTPPEYAQSLYERAASESKLLVVIPEASHGATIKSDKAIQAYRHFLTEGIPIP; via the coding sequence ATGAATAATGGGTATCAGAAGTACTGGTTAGCGATAGTTCTTACCGTTGCTGTGACACTTCAAGGCTGTGCAGTGGATGTGACCCCAGAGAACTTTATCTATCAGGATAAACGGCAACAGCCACTGGATTTGAAGACGATCCAAAATAATCTGACTGAGACGGCACCACACGCAGAGGCCGAGGTTGTCAGTGTGACTGCGGGTGATGGGGTTAAGCTGTCGGGACTGAAAATGCAGTTGCCGCAGGCCCGGGCTAATGTGCTGCTTTACGGCGGAAATGGCATGACCATCGCCAAGGCTCATAAAGTCCTCAGATACTTTGCCCGTATACCGGTTAACCTGGTCTGGTTTGACTATCGCGGTACCGGCAGCAGCGGTGGCCGTGGCACCTTGAGTATTGACCAATTAAAACGAGACGCACTCATTACCTATGGCGAAGTTGCCGAGCTTCTGCCGTCTCGGTTGCCAACATTTATACACGGCTTGTCGATGGGCTCATTGATTGGCGCATACGTGGCCAATAACAGCGAGGTCTCCGGTCTGGTCCTGGATGGTGCTATTGCTAATGTGCCTGAGCTGGTTGAGCGACTCTCGCCGGCGGTGGTCGAGGTGAATCTTGCGCCTGAGCTGGCCGTCATCGACAACCGCCAACAGCTGCAGCAGTTTGAGCGACCGCTGTTGTTACTGGTCGGAGAGGAAGACACCACCACGCCGCCTGAATACGCGCAAAGCCTTTATGAACGAGCAGCCAGCGAAAGCAAGTTACTGGTGGTGATTCCTGAGGCAAGCCATGGGGCCACCATCAAAAGCGATAAAGCGATTCAGGCCTACCGGCATTTCCTAACAGAGGGGATACCTATACCCTGA